The following nucleotide sequence is from Patescibacteria group bacterium.
TCCCATTGGATTCTAAAAGTATCAAAGTTAGGCTGGGTTTTAAAACCCAGCCCAACTAAATTATTTGAAAATAACGCCAAATCAGTATCTGGAGTAATGAATCTTAACCAAGAATCCAAATCAAGCTCATTTTTATCTGCTTTGGGCAACCCATGGCGAATCAAAGGGGTATCAATTGTAAAAACTACCTTTGCTGGGTCTGCTTGGGCTTCTAAACCCTTGATCTCGCCAAATATGCCTGCAAATTGGCCTAAAAAGCTATTTTCTGCCAAAGGATTAAAATAAAGCTTTAAAAATGATTTATCAAAAAAATCTTTTAAAAAACCATTGGGAAATACGAAGTCAATTCGCGGATCCATAATTTCTTCAAGAGCCTTATTATTGGAGGAAAGGATTAAATAACCATTATGAGTGGCCTGATACAGCTTATTTTCCACTAATTTTGGCCCTGATTCACTTATACCCCCCAAGCTCTCCAAATTTTTATTTGTTTTTCCCAAAATCACTATTTCTGGCTCATTATCAACATCTATACCCACAATGGAAATCTCCTCCTCAAATAAAGATAAAGTTTTACTTAGTCCTTGATTATCCCCTGCTAATCTTTTGTCTATCTCGTTAAAAAACCAACTAAACAAATTTTTTCGGGCTAAATCAGTATTAATCCATCCTTGAAATCCTTTACCTGCCCGAGTTTTGGCGCTAAAATCCAAATTGGCGTAAAAAAGTACTTGTTTAGGAATTTTAGCTTCTGCTGGCTCTTCTTGCTGGTATTGCAATAATATCTTAACCCCAAAAAACCCCAAACCTACAATGATTATTAACCCCAAACATAAAAACAGCCAAAAAGCAGTTTTGTTTGATTTTTTTGGCTGTTTTGTTGTTATTTTTTCTTGTATCTCTGTAAAATTTGAGCGAAAAGTATCAGGGTTCATTTTCTTGTTCTAATATCTTCAAAATTTCTTTCTTCAAAATAGGTAAATCTTCTTCCACTGTTTCCCATACCCTTTCCAAATTAATCTCAAAATACTCATGAATAAGGATATTTCTCATCCCGACAATGTCTTTCCATGGAATCTGGTGATATTTCTTTCTAAATTCTTGAGGAATATTATTTACTGCTTCACCGATAACTTCTATCCTTTTCATCACAGAATCTTGAGCTTTATCGTCTCGTAAAAAGTCTTTTTTGGCCATTCTATTAGTATATTTCTCAATTTTTTCAATACTTTCCTTGATATCCTCAATAAATATTTTTACTTCTTTTTTCATAATATTGCGATTTGTTCTTTTAAAATCCTATCTTTCAAAAGAGGATGGATTGTGGAATATTCAACAAGATCAACTTCACTGCCTAATCCTTCTTCTAGATCTATTTTTAACCTAGATAAACCTAATAAACTCATCTTTG
It contains:
- a CDS encoding nucleotidyltransferase family protein, translating into MTIKFIKTKALPIFKRQGITKAAVFGSYARGDNKKSSDIDFLIKAPPKMSLLGLSRLKIDLEEGLGSEVDLVEYSTIHPLLKDRILKEQIAIL
- a CDS encoding DUF86 domain-containing protein; the protein is MKKEVKIFIEDIKESIEKIEKYTNRMAKKDFLRDDKAQDSVMKRIEVIGEAVNNIPQEFRKKYHQIPWKDIVGMRNILIHEYFEINLERVWETVEEDLPILKKEILKILEQENEP